A genome region from Geobacter pickeringii includes the following:
- a CDS encoding FxLYD domain-containing protein produces the protein MLGTIARLMALLTLLAGCAASLPPAEVFPNRVSYYDLTVSWKVTPSAGKVAIDGTVVNTSYYYLRDLELTVTLLDASGREVGEKSYFIIPGQLSLDETAPFSLTIPITPGSVAEKIRFFYRYRLAEEGPFGTPRFQDFEAPLAGKTYLRR, from the coding sequence ATGCTCGGAACCATTGCACGGCTCATGGCGCTCCTCACCCTCCTTGCGGGCTGCGCAGCATCCCTGCCCCCCGCAGAGGTCTTCCCGAACCGGGTATCATACTACGACCTGACCGTTTCCTGGAAAGTCACCCCCTCCGCGGGGAAGGTGGCGATCGACGGCACCGTCGTCAACACCAGTTACTACTATCTCCGCGACCTGGAGCTGACCGTCACCCTCCTCGATGCCAGCGGCAGAGAGGTCGGGGAAAAGAGCTATTTCATCATCCCGGGCCAGCTTTCCCTCGACGAAACCGCCCCCTTTTCCCTGACGATTCCCATCACTCCGGGGAGCGTCGCTGAAAAAATCCGGTTTTTCTACCGCTACCGCCTCGCCGAAGAAGGCCCCTTCGGCACGCCGCGATTCCAGGACTTCGAGGCGCCCCTTGCCGGAAAGACCTACCTGCGCCGGTAA
- a CDS encoding DivIVA domain-containing protein, producing the protein MKITPLDIQQQQFKGKMLGGLDPEDVDGFLQMVAQEMEGLVRENTELREQCRKAAADVEQMARQEKDLREAMLAAQKITEEMKANAQKEASLVISEAEMKAEKLLVDAERRLAQLGNQIQELRRQKVQFESSFKSLLDTHYKMLSLDEA; encoded by the coding sequence GTGAAGATAACCCCCCTCGACATCCAGCAGCAGCAGTTCAAAGGTAAGATGCTCGGCGGCCTCGATCCGGAGGACGTGGACGGCTTCCTCCAGATGGTAGCCCAGGAGATGGAGGGACTTGTCCGCGAGAACACCGAACTCCGGGAGCAGTGCCGGAAGGCGGCGGCGGACGTGGAGCAGATGGCTCGCCAAGAGAAGGACCTGCGGGAGGCGATGCTCGCCGCCCAGAAGATCACCGAAGAGATGAAGGCCAACGCCCAGAAGGAGGCCTCCCTCGTCATCTCAGAGGCGGAGATGAAGGCCGAGAAGCTCCTGGTCGACGCCGAACGCCGCCTCGCCCAGCTCGGGAACCAGATCCAGGAGCTCCGCCGGCAGAAGGTCCAGTTCGAGAGCTCGTTCAAGTCGCTCCTCGACACCCACTACAAGATGCTCTCCCTCGATGAAGCCTGA
- the galU gene encoding UTP--glucose-1-phosphate uridylyltransferase GalU, translating to MQVKKAVFPVAGLGTRFLPATKASPKEMLPLIDKPLVQYVVEEAVASGIEQILFVTGRGKRAIEDHFDISFELEALLQEKGKDDMLQEVRDIAEMVNIFYVRQKQAMGLGHAILCAREFVGNEPFAVLLGDDIIDGDRPCLGQLLDVYRKYRGSVLALEKVPMENISSYGCVRASRITERVFEVTDLVEKPKREEAPSDMAIIGRYVLTPDIFPILEKQQPGKGGEIQLTDALLTLSRDEAIYGCLFEGTRHDCGDKLGFLKATVDLALKRDEFHGEFERYLRERLCGEG from the coding sequence ATGCAGGTAAAAAAAGCGGTCTTTCCGGTGGCAGGTCTTGGCACGCGGTTTCTCCCCGCCACCAAGGCATCTCCCAAGGAGATGCTCCCCCTCATCGACAAACCGCTCGTGCAGTACGTGGTGGAGGAGGCGGTGGCGTCCGGCATCGAGCAGATCCTCTTCGTCACCGGCCGGGGAAAGCGGGCCATCGAAGACCACTTCGACATCTCCTTCGAGCTGGAGGCCCTCCTCCAGGAAAAGGGGAAGGACGACATGCTCCAGGAGGTGCGCGACATCGCCGAGATGGTGAACATCTTCTACGTTCGCCAAAAGCAGGCGATGGGGCTCGGCCACGCCATCCTCTGCGCCCGCGAGTTCGTAGGGAACGAACCGTTCGCCGTCTTGCTGGGCGACGACATCATCGACGGCGACAGGCCGTGCCTCGGCCAGCTCCTGGATGTCTACCGCAAGTATCGCGGGTCGGTCCTCGCCCTAGAGAAGGTGCCGATGGAAAACATCTCCTCCTACGGCTGCGTCAGGGCGAGCAGGATCACCGAACGGGTCTTCGAGGTGACCGACCTGGTGGAAAAGCCGAAGCGCGAGGAGGCTCCCTCCGACATGGCGATCATCGGCCGCTATGTCCTCACCCCCGACATCTTTCCGATCCTGGAAAAACAACAACCGGGCAAGGGAGGGGAAATCCAGCTCACCGACGCCCTTCTCACCCTCTCGCGCGACGAGGCGATCTACGGCTGCCTCTTCGAAGGGACCCGCCACGACTGCGGTGACAAGCTCGGCTTCCTGAAGGCGACGGTGGACCTGGCCCTCAAGCGGGACGAGTTTCATGGCGAATTCGAGCGCTATCTGCGGGAACGGCTCTGCGGCGAGGGGTAG
- a CDS encoding YggT family protein, whose amino-acid sequence MFVFANFLLAIAKIADILLTIYMYVIIARAIVSWVNPDPYNPIVSFLYRSTEPVLTRIRRILPDLGGLDLSPIIVLVAIYFLQSFVVRTIYDLGYKMKVGMGVMP is encoded by the coding sequence ATGTTCGTCTTCGCCAATTTTCTCCTGGCTATCGCAAAAATAGCCGACATCCTCCTCACCATCTACATGTACGTCATCATTGCCCGGGCCATCGTCTCCTGGGTGAATCCCGATCCGTACAACCCCATCGTCAGTTTCCTCTACCGGAGCACCGAACCGGTCCTCACACGGATCCGCCGCATCCTCCCCGACCTGGGGGGTCTCGACCTGTCGCCGATCATCGTGCTGGTGGCCATCTACTTTCTCCAGAGCTTCGTGGTCCGCACCATCTACGACCTCGGATATAAAATGAAAGTCGGTATGGGAGTGATGCCGTGA
- a CDS encoding FmdB family zinc ribbon protein, protein MPLYEYQCTQCDNRFELRQKFSDEPATECPSCGGAVQKLISQSGFALKGGGWYAEGYGSGGSKKPDAPPCGSGGGCAGCPSAAA, encoded by the coding sequence ATGCCACTCTACGAATACCAGTGTACCCAGTGCGATAACCGTTTCGAGCTGCGCCAGAAGTTCTCCGACGAGCCGGCTACGGAGTGTCCCTCCTGCGGCGGCGCGGTTCAGAAGCTCATCTCCCAGAGCGGGTTTGCCCTCAAGGGGGGAGGCTGGTACGCCGAAGGCTACGGCAGCGGCGGAAGCAAGAAACCCGACGCCCCCCCCTGCGGTTCGGGCGGCGGTTGCGCCGGCTGCCCCTCCGCCGCGGCATAA
- a CDS encoding rhomboid family intramembrane serine protease, with protein sequence MIPIKDFNPTRRFPVISVAFIALNIAVFFYDRLTGHFEPMLIETARGVVRTKAFVGGLSAHFSLVPATLTSLPLLAWPTIFTSMFLHGNWLHIGSNMLYLWIFGNNVEDVLGRFRFILFYFACGAAAAIAQVLSAPQSDIPMVGASGAVAGVMGAYLVLFPRARILTLVPILFFFTFIEVPAFVIIGWWALIQFLNASWLGGGELQRGGVAYFAHLGGFVTGMVLLMLTGAQGGGRSYRRR encoded by the coding sequence GTGATCCCGATCAAGGATTTCAACCCGACGCGGCGCTTTCCCGTCATCAGTGTCGCGTTCATCGCCCTCAATATTGCGGTCTTTTTCTATGACCGGCTGACCGGTCACTTCGAGCCGATGCTGATCGAGACGGCGCGGGGAGTCGTCCGGACGAAGGCGTTCGTCGGGGGGCTCTCCGCGCATTTCTCGTTGGTGCCGGCAACCCTCACCTCGCTCCCTCTCCTCGCCTGGCCGACCATCTTCACCTCCATGTTCCTCCACGGGAACTGGCTGCACATCGGCTCAAACATGCTCTACCTCTGGATCTTCGGCAATAATGTGGAGGATGTGCTGGGGCGGTTCCGCTTCATCCTCTTCTACTTTGCCTGTGGTGCCGCGGCCGCCATTGCCCAGGTGTTGAGCGCGCCGCAGTCGGATATCCCCATGGTCGGTGCCAGTGGCGCGGTGGCCGGCGTGATGGGGGCCTATCTCGTCCTCTTCCCCCGGGCGCGGATCCTAACGCTGGTCCCGATTCTGTTCTTCTTCACGTTCATCGAGGTGCCGGCCTTTGTGATCATCGGCTGGTGGGCGCTGATCCAGTTTCTGAACGCGAGCTGGCTCGGCGGCGGTGAGCTCCAGCGGGGCGGGGTCGCCTATTTCGCCCACCTCGGCGGCTTCGTGACGGGGATGGTGTTGCTCATGCTGACGGGGGCGCAGGGAGGGGGGCGCTCTTACCGGCGCAGGTAG
- the ubiE gene encoding bifunctional demethylmenaquinone methyltransferase/2-methoxy-6-polyprenyl-1,4-benzoquinol methylase UbiE — translation MYKLSEKGERIREMFSDIAPRYDFLNRLLSLGIDRRWRRVAVRLAKWSDGGKVLDVATGTGDVALEIARQTPPSVSIVGIDFSEGMVALGREKVAHSPYAGRITMEIAPCEAIPFPDGTFDSVTIAFGIRNVVDRARGLSEMLRILKPGGRAVILEFSTPRSLLFKKIYYFYFLRVLPVIGGLFSRFSAYKYLPDSVLEFPTQGEFQSLMESVGFRNTAYRDLTFGIATVYTGEKTAK, via the coding sequence ATGTACAAGCTATCGGAAAAGGGTGAACGGATCCGGGAGATGTTCAGCGACATCGCCCCCCGCTACGACTTCCTCAACCGCCTTCTCAGCCTCGGCATCGACCGCCGGTGGCGTCGGGTGGCGGTCCGGCTCGCCAAATGGAGTGACGGGGGAAAGGTCCTCGACGTTGCCACCGGCACCGGCGACGTAGCCCTGGAGATCGCCCGCCAGACACCGCCGTCGGTCTCCATCGTCGGCATCGACTTTTCCGAAGGGATGGTGGCCCTCGGCCGGGAAAAAGTGGCCCACTCCCCCTATGCCGGCCGGATCACCATGGAAATAGCCCCGTGCGAGGCGATTCCCTTTCCCGATGGCACGTTCGACTCCGTCACCATCGCCTTCGGCATCCGCAACGTCGTCGACCGCGCCCGGGGACTCTCCGAGATGCTGCGGATCCTCAAGCCGGGGGGGCGCGCCGTGATCCTCGAATTCTCCACCCCCCGCTCCCTGCTGTTCAAGAAGATCTATTACTTCTACTTCCTGCGGGTCCTGCCGGTCATCGGCGGCCTCTTCTCGCGGTTCAGCGCCTACAAGTATCTTCCCGATTCGGTCCTCGAATTCCCCACCCAGGGGGAGTTCCAGTCCCTGATGGAGTCGGTCGGCTTCCGGAACACGGCCTACCGCGACCTCACCTTTGGCATCGCCACGGTCTATACGGGAGAGAAGACGGCGAAATAG
- a CDS encoding methylenetetrahydrofolate reductase, which yields MTSPLHELLAADRFAVTAEISPPKGSDCGEFLEKARALRGTVDAINVTDNQGANMRISPLAPAALLVREGIEPILQLTCRDRNRLALQSELLAAAAFGVTNVLALTGDYITFGDHAAAKPVFDLDAVQLLQAITTLNAGRDLAGTALHGVPRFYPGAAAAPEAEPFELTLAKLRKKAAAGARFFQTQALFSPEKLIRFGEAVRPLGVKVIAGVILIKSAGMARYMNARIPGLTVPQELVAELDDAPRPLETGTAIARRLVATLRPHCDGIHIMAMGKEELIPEILADLHRGD from the coding sequence ATGACATCCCCCCTGCATGAGCTGCTCGCGGCCGACCGGTTCGCCGTGACCGCGGAAATATCCCCCCCAAAGGGGAGCGACTGCGGAGAATTCCTGGAAAAGGCCCGTGCCCTCCGGGGAACGGTTGATGCCATCAATGTCACCGACAACCAGGGGGCGAACATGCGGATCTCCCCCCTGGCCCCGGCAGCGCTGCTGGTGCGGGAGGGGATCGAGCCGATCCTCCAGCTCACCTGCCGGGACCGCAACCGCCTCGCCCTCCAGAGCGAGCTTCTGGCCGCCGCCGCCTTCGGCGTCACCAACGTCCTGGCCCTCACCGGCGACTACATCACCTTCGGCGACCATGCCGCCGCCAAACCGGTCTTCGACCTGGACGCCGTGCAGCTCCTGCAGGCCATCACCACCCTGAACGCCGGCCGGGACCTCGCCGGCACGGCACTGCACGGCGTTCCCCGTTTTTATCCCGGAGCCGCCGCGGCGCCGGAAGCGGAGCCCTTCGAACTGACCCTGGCCAAACTGCGCAAAAAGGCCGCCGCCGGCGCCCGGTTCTTCCAGACCCAGGCGCTCTTCTCCCCGGAAAAGCTCATCCGGTTCGGGGAAGCGGTACGCCCCCTGGGGGTGAAGGTCATCGCCGGGGTGATCCTGATCAAGTCGGCCGGCATGGCCCGTTACATGAACGCACGCATCCCCGGGCTCACGGTCCCGCAGGAACTCGTCGCCGAGCTCGATGATGCCCCCCGCCCCCTGGAGACGGGGACGGCGATCGCCCGGCGCCTCGTGGCGACCCTGCGTCCCCACTGCGACGGCATCCACATCATGGCGATGGGAAAAGAGGAACTGATCCCCGAGATCCTGGCGGATCTGCATCGGGGCGATTAA
- a CDS encoding methylenetetrahydrofolate reductase C-terminal domain-containing protein — protein sequence MIVSKQKPFSEILASLENISRVFLIGCAKCATVCKSGGEEQVWRMQEDLIAAGKEVTGSMVIDEACHMLRVQRDLRAKGEMVTAAEALIVLSCGAGVQSVSAGSDRATIAALDTLFLGNIRRFGQFEQRCSLCGECRLNETAGICPVTACPKGILNGPCGGMSEGKCEVSPDAECAWYQIFVRLRDRDGRPLSPETTPPKDFSKLVKPGSLTLER from the coding sequence ATGATCGTCAGCAAGCAGAAACCGTTTTCCGAGATCCTCGCTTCCCTGGAGAACATTTCCCGCGTCTTCCTGATCGGCTGCGCCAAGTGTGCGACGGTCTGCAAGTCGGGTGGAGAGGAACAGGTCTGGCGGATGCAGGAGGATCTCATTGCCGCCGGCAAGGAGGTCACCGGATCGATGGTGATCGACGAGGCATGCCACATGCTCCGGGTGCAGCGGGACCTGCGGGCCAAGGGGGAGATGGTGACGGCCGCCGAGGCGCTCATCGTCCTTTCGTGCGGTGCCGGGGTCCAATCGGTTTCGGCCGGCTCGGACCGCGCGACCATCGCCGCCCTCGACACCCTGTTCCTCGGCAACATCCGCCGGTTCGGCCAGTTCGAACAGCGCTGCTCCCTCTGCGGAGAGTGCCGCCTCAATGAAACCGCCGGCATCTGTCCGGTAACGGCCTGTCCGAAAGGTATCCTCAATGGTCCCTGCGGCGGCATGAGCGAGGGGAAGTGTGAAGTATCCCCCGACGCGGAATGTGCCTGGTACCAGATCTTCGTCCGACTCAGGGACCGGGACGGCCGCCCCCTTTCTCCGGAAACGACCCCACCCAAGGACTTCTCGAAGCTGGTCAAGCCGGGGAGCCTCACACTGGAAAGATAA
- a CDS encoding TonB family protein — translation MSDRYVEKSFLYLLAFSLLLHVALFAAFIFLPERKVEVRQEPVMIDLEDLPDLKETPAPTERPARRQAERRERVQREMAPKGEREQDRFAFQPSRPVPAPRQPAASPQRLPPSQRGGEAGPPSATGRGGDIPVREAPQGGGVLKPRGAQLPEMAQLMPNAQRMAKLEEGYRKKYSAEVAEGDTKFLDTDDIQFGSFLHRFENSIYGVWRYPQEAARLGVEGVTPVKITFNNRGEIEKFEILQSSGSRILDGEVERTLRLVGPVGPFPKGYTKDKFNLIAFFQYGIVRGSSRGTLH, via the coding sequence ATGTCCGATCGCTACGTTGAAAAATCCTTCCTCTATCTCCTTGCGTTCTCGCTGCTGCTCCACGTCGCCCTCTTTGCTGCCTTCATTTTCCTGCCGGAACGGAAGGTGGAGGTCCGGCAGGAACCGGTGATGATCGATCTGGAGGACCTCCCCGACCTGAAAGAGACGCCGGCGCCAACCGAACGTCCGGCCAGGCGCCAGGCCGAACGGCGAGAGCGGGTTCAGCGGGAGATGGCGCCGAAAGGGGAGCGGGAGCAGGATCGTTTCGCCTTCCAGCCGTCACGCCCCGTCCCGGCTCCCCGGCAACCGGCGGCGTCTCCCCAGCGCCTCCCCCCGTCGCAGCGGGGGGGGGAAGCGGGGCCGCCGTCTGCCACGGGAAGGGGGGGGGATATTCCGGTGCGCGAGGCGCCGCAAGGGGGAGGGGTTCTGAAGCCGCGGGGAGCGCAGCTGCCCGAGATGGCGCAACTGATGCCCAACGCCCAGCGGATGGCGAAGCTGGAGGAAGGCTACCGGAAGAAGTACAGCGCCGAGGTGGCGGAGGGGGATACGAAGTTCCTCGATACCGACGACATCCAGTTCGGCTCGTTTCTGCACCGGTTCGAGAACTCGATTTACGGGGTCTGGCGTTATCCGCAGGAGGCGGCGCGCCTCGGCGTCGAAGGGGTGACGCCGGTGAAGATAACCTTCAACAATCGGGGGGAGATCGAAAAATTCGAGATCCTGCAGAGCTCGGGGAGCAGAATCCTCGACGGCGAGGTCGAGCGGACCCTCCGGCTGGTGGGGCCCGTGGGGCCGTTCCCCAAAGGGTACACCAAGGACAAGTTCAATCTCATCGCCTTCTTCCAGTACGGCATCGTCCGCGGCTCGAGCCGCGGCACCCTCCACTGA
- a CDS encoding hemolysin family protein — MLLSTIWLDVLIIIVLIIANGFFAAAELAIISARKSRIAQLVASGNDKAKIVEKLQDDPHRFLATVQVGMTLVGSTASALGGAVAVDSLRPLLQAVPIELVRNAAGPLSLGIAVVVVSYFLLVLGELVPKTLGLQYADALSLRAAKPITILARAGVLVVGVLTMSSKAVLALMGIKAEGSQDFVTREEVQHIVAEGHEAGVFSATEQEFIRNIFDFTHTCVREVMVPRTRMVALDLARPREELVTAVLDNMYSRYPVYRGSIENVAGFIHGKDLLGRTVTDPGFDLETIIRPPFYVPEGKKVNELLKEMQRKRIHMALVVDEYGGISGLVTTEDLLEELVGEIEDEHDIGELGSVQRLPDGSLLVDALVSISDLAEQLEVKLDEDLPYDTLAGLILDTLGRFPEKGEEVAWDHFTLICEEVKATAIVKVRIIERTPAAEEGEQPEG, encoded by the coding sequence ATGCTTTTGAGCACCATCTGGCTCGATGTCCTGATTATTATCGTTCTTATCATTGCGAACGGCTTTTTTGCCGCGGCGGAGCTGGCGATCATCTCCGCGCGCAAGAGCCGGATCGCGCAGCTCGTCGCATCCGGTAACGATAAGGCGAAGATCGTTGAAAAACTCCAGGACGATCCCCACCGCTTCCTCGCCACCGTGCAGGTGGGAATGACCCTGGTCGGTTCCACCGCCTCGGCCCTCGGTGGAGCGGTGGCGGTCGACTCTCTCCGCCCGCTCCTCCAGGCGGTTCCCATCGAACTGGTTCGCAACGCGGCCGGCCCGCTTTCCCTCGGTATCGCCGTCGTGGTCGTCTCCTATTTCCTCCTGGTCCTCGGGGAGCTGGTTCCCAAGACGCTCGGCCTCCAGTACGCCGATGCCCTTTCGCTGCGGGCGGCCAAGCCGATTACCATCCTTGCCCGGGCCGGCGTGCTGGTGGTGGGGGTGCTCACCATGTCGAGCAAGGCGGTGCTGGCGCTCATGGGGATCAAGGCGGAGGGGAGTCAGGACTTCGTCACCCGCGAGGAGGTCCAGCACATCGTGGCCGAGGGGCACGAGGCCGGCGTCTTCAGCGCCACGGAGCAGGAGTTCATCCGCAACATCTTCGACTTCACCCATACCTGCGTCAGGGAGGTGATGGTCCCCCGCACCCGCATGGTTGCCCTCGATCTGGCCCGCCCCCGGGAGGAACTGGTGACGGCGGTGCTGGATAACATGTACTCCCGCTATCCCGTCTACCGCGGGAGCATCGAGAATGTGGCGGGATTCATCCACGGCAAGGACCTCCTCGGCCGCACGGTCACCGACCCCGGCTTTGACCTCGAAACGATCATCCGGCCGCCGTTCTACGTCCCCGAGGGGAAGAAGGTGAACGAGCTCCTGAAGGAGATGCAGCGCAAGCGGATCCATATGGCGCTGGTGGTGGACGAGTACGGCGGGATCAGCGGCCTCGTCACCACTGAGGACCTTCTGGAGGAGCTGGTGGGTGAGATCGAGGACGAACACGACATCGGCGAGCTCGGGAGCGTTCAACGGCTTCCCGACGGCAGCCTCCTGGTGGATGCCCTCGTCTCCATCAGCGACCTGGCCGAGCAGCTTGAGGTGAAGCTCGACGAGGACCTCCCCTACGACACCCTTGCCGGCCTCATTCTCGACACCCTCGGGCGGTTCCCGGAGAAGGGGGAGGAGGTGGCGTGGGATCACTTCACCCTGATCTGCGAAGAGGTGAAAGCCACCGCCATCGTCAAGGTGAGGATCATCGAGCGGACCCCGGCGGCGGAAGAGGGAGAGCAGCCCGAAGGATAG
- a CDS encoding DUF167 domain-containing protein, with amino-acid sequence MKPDTSAGGLKISEAADSATFSVHVQPRASKNELCGVQGDALKLRLTSPPVEGEANRLCVEFIAKLLRVPKSAVTIVAGERSRHKTIRVMGVTAAAVTGLLR; translated from the coding sequence ATGAAGCCTGACACCTCCGCCGGCGGCCTGAAAATCTCCGAGGCCGCCGACAGCGCCACCTTCAGCGTCCACGTCCAGCCCCGGGCCTCGAAAAACGAGCTCTGCGGCGTCCAGGGAGACGCCCTCAAGCTCCGGCTCACCTCCCCTCCGGTGGAAGGGGAGGCAAACCGCCTCTGCGTCGAATTCATCGCCAAGCTCCTGAGAGTCCCGAAATCGGCGGTAACCATTGTTGCGGGTGAACGATCCCGCCACAAGACGATCCGGGTCATGGGGGTAACCGCCGCGGCGGTTACCGGGCTGCTCCGCTGA
- a CDS encoding TMEM165/GDT1 family protein: MDSTVFFTTFGLIFLAELGDKTQLTAMALATRYPWKRVFLGIAAAFALLNLGAVLVGKLLFTILPLFWIKAVSGGLFLYFGVTTLRSAGDDGGEEGRATARGPVMTSFLMILLAELGDKTQLVTTSLAAQYASSSAVFTGSTLALWLVSLLGIFLGKQLVRFVPLSVIHRVAGFLFLGFGAAVLYQAYAGQ; encoded by the coding sequence ATGGATTCGACAGTTTTTTTCACCACCTTCGGACTGATTTTCCTCGCGGAGCTCGGCGACAAGACTCAGCTTACCGCCATGGCCCTCGCCACCCGGTATCCGTGGAAGAGGGTGTTTCTCGGCATTGCCGCGGCTTTCGCCCTCCTCAACCTGGGGGCGGTACTCGTGGGCAAGCTCCTCTTCACCATCCTGCCGCTGTTCTGGATCAAGGCCGTCTCCGGAGGGCTCTTCCTCTATTTCGGCGTCACTACGCTGCGAAGTGCCGGGGATGATGGCGGGGAGGAGGGCCGTGCCACCGCCCGGGGGCCGGTGATGACGTCGTTTCTCATGATCCTGCTGGCGGAACTGGGGGACAAGACCCAGCTCGTCACCACCAGCCTGGCGGCCCAGTATGCCTCCTCATCCGCCGTCTTCACCGGCTCGACCCTGGCCCTCTGGCTGGTCTCGCTCCTCGGTATTTTCCTCGGAAAGCAGCTCGTCCGCTTCGTCCCCCTCTCGGTAATCCACCGGGTTGCGGGGTTCCTCTTCCTCGGCTTCGGCGCCGCGGTCCTCTATCAGGCCTATGCCGGCCAGTGA
- a CDS encoding TerC family protein — translation MPVQTMMWLGFGALILVMFVIDLGLFNRKSHEIRFREALAWTVVWVSLALAFNVWIYFEMGPTKALEFFTGYLIEQSLSVDNLFVFIMIFAFFRITKIHQPKILKWGILGALAMRAVFIMAGIGLIERFHWIVYLFGAILVVTGFKMAFGGENHIEPEKNYLVRLVRRFVPITKRIRDDRFFIRKGGITAATPLFLTLVMVESSDLIFAVDSIPAVLAVSRDPFIVYTSNVFAIMGLRSLYYLLANVMEMFVYLKLGVSVILVYVGAKMLLADIYPIPIGFSLGTIVGVLAISVITSITIGSKKARASHRA, via the coding sequence ATGCCCGTGCAAACCATGATGTGGCTCGGGTTCGGGGCGCTCATCCTCGTGATGTTCGTCATCGACCTGGGGCTCTTCAACCGCAAAAGCCACGAAATCAGATTCCGCGAGGCCCTCGCCTGGACCGTCGTCTGGGTGTCGCTGGCCCTGGCGTTTAACGTCTGGATCTATTTCGAGATGGGGCCGACCAAGGCGCTGGAGTTCTTCACCGGCTACCTCATCGAGCAATCCCTGTCGGTGGACAACCTCTTCGTCTTCATCATGATCTTCGCCTTCTTCCGCATCACGAAGATCCACCAGCCGAAGATTCTCAAGTGGGGCATTCTCGGCGCCCTCGCCATGCGGGCGGTCTTCATCATGGCCGGCATCGGGCTTATCGAGCGATTCCACTGGATCGTCTATCTCTTCGGTGCAATCCTGGTGGTGACGGGGTTCAAGATGGCCTTCGGGGGGGAGAATCATATCGAGCCGGAGAAGAACTACCTGGTGCGGCTCGTGCGGAGGTTCGTGCCGATCACCAAGCGGATCCGCGACGACCGCTTCTTCATCCGGAAAGGGGGGATAACGGCCGCCACGCCGCTCTTTCTGACGCTCGTCATGGTGGAGTCGAGCGACCTGATCTTCGCCGTCGATTCGATCCCGGCGGTGCTGGCGGTGAGCCGGGACCCGTTCATCGTCTACACGTCCAACGTCTTCGCCATCATGGGGCTGCGCTCCCTCTACTATCTCCTCGCCAACGTCATGGAGATGTTCGTCTACCTGAAACTCGGCGTCTCGGTGATTCTGGTCTACGTCGGGGCGAAGATGCTCCTGGCGGACATCTACCCCATCCCCATCGGCTTCTCCCTCGGGACCATTGTGGGGGTGCTCGCCATCTCCGTCATCACCTCCATCACCATCGGCAGCAAAAAGGCCCGGGCATCGCACCGGGCCTGA
- the htpX gene encoding zinc metalloprotease HtpX → MNRLKTTLLLTLLTLLMVAMGSAIGGRSGMVYAFFMACAMNFFSYWFSDKIVLSMYGAREITEAENPQFYGMVRRLTVNAGLPMPKVYVIPSDSPNAFATGRNPSHAAVAATEGILRILSLEELEGVMAHELSHVKNRDILVSTIAATFAGAISMLGHMLQWAAMFGGGRSDDDEGAGGMIGGLAMAIIAPIAAMLIQMAVSRSREYLADESGARICGNPLALANALRKLHSASQMIPMQEASPASAHLFIVNPLTGGSLLNLFSTHPPMEERIARLEAMAYHRNF, encoded by the coding sequence ATGAACCGACTCAAAACCACCCTTCTCCTCACCCTTCTCACCCTCCTCATGGTTGCCATGGGGAGCGCCATCGGCGGCAGGTCCGGAATGGTCTATGCCTTTTTCATGGCCTGTGCCATGAACTTCTTCTCCTACTGGTTCTCGGACAAGATCGTCCTCTCCATGTACGGAGCACGGGAGATCACCGAGGCGGAGAACCCGCAGTTCTACGGCATGGTGCGGCGTCTCACCGTGAACGCCGGGCTGCCGATGCCAAAGGTCTACGTGATCCCCTCCGACAGCCCCAACGCCTTTGCCACCGGCCGCAACCCGAGCCACGCGGCGGTGGCGGCCACCGAGGGAATCCTCCGCATCCTCTCCCTCGAAGAGCTCGAGGGGGTCATGGCCCACGAGCTCTCCCACGTGAAGAACCGCGACATCCTGGTCTCCACCATCGCGGCAACCTTCGCCGGCGCCATCTCCATGCTTGGCCACATGCTCCAGTGGGCCGCCATGTTCGGCGGCGGCCGCAGCGACGACGACGAAGGGGCCGGCGGCATGATCGGCGGGCTCGCCATGGCCATCATCGCACCGATTGCGGCGATGCTGATCCAGATGGCGGTCTCCCGCTCCCGCGAGTACCTGGCCGACGAATCGGGGGCGCGCATCTGCGGCAACCCCCTGGCGCTGGCCAATGCGCTGCGCAAGCTCCACAGCGCTTCGCAGATGATCCCGATGCAGGAGGCCTCCCCCGCCTCGGCCCACCTCTTCATCGTCAACCCGCTCACCGGCGGATCGCTGCTCAATCTCTTCTCGACCCACCCGCCGATGGAAGAGCGGATCGCCCGGCTCGAGGCAATGGCGTACCACCGGAACTTCTGA